From one Gadus morhua chromosome 8, gadMor3.0, whole genome shotgun sequence genomic stretch:
- the LOC115548209 gene encoding uncharacterized protein LOC115548209 produces MINTLKEKFSWPPPKRLAEAVKNEGRKTKGPSGTLDIYTLPLKAQPMNVEGCKHFIFGKDSVKKNRTIMVLGATGAGKSTLVNRIINYILGVTWEDTFRFKLVDEGTAKSQAHSQTSEVTVYKLNHREGFQIDYSLTIVDTPGFGDTGGIVKDRMIISQLQRLFSAEHGVSDIDAICFVAQASLARLTPTQKYIFDSVLSIFGKDVAENIRILVTFADGQLPSVLQAIKESEVPCPKEKDGLPIHFKFNNSALFADNKVTGANNTGDDNDDDDDDDEEEGFEQKFWAMGTRSMKKLFSALNAINTKSLTLTKEVLRQRAQLENSIENLQIKLKLGLTKLGEIDQECTILQKQEMAITANEAFEYEVSVTRLVKVKAKESSLNCEKCNVTCHKSCKVQFGAMYYCEVFNWRGNCVECKSKCPLSAHVREGFYWGSETVKEKRTFKELKEKYEMASKAAMSIADIIKQMELEYARLHEEVVRLMERSAQCLNTLKEIALKPDPLSMPEYIDVLIEAEKSEAKPGYLERINKLMELKKKAITTGKVASGATVVAMWGQESPAASTSPSAKGTGSIQ; encoded by the coding sequence ATGATAAATACTTTGAAAGAAAAGTTTAGTTGGCCCCCCCCTAAGCGGTTGGCAGAAGCTGTTAAGAATGAAGGCAGGAAGACTAAAGGACCTTCAGGTACTCTGGACATTTACACTCTTCCTCTGAAAGCCCAGCCCATGAATGTAGAGGGATGCAAGCACTTCATATTTGGAAAAGACTCTGTGAAAAAGAACCGCACCATCATGGTTCTAGGAGCCACTGGGGCGGGCAAGTCCACCCTGGTCAACAGGATAATCAACTACATCTTGGGGGTCACATGGGAAGATACCTTTAGATTCAAGTTGGTAGACGAAGGCACGGCCAAGTCTCAGGCTCACAGCCAGACCTCTGAAGTCACCGTGTACAAGCTCAACCACCGAGAGGGCTTCCAGATCGACTACTCCCTGACTATTGTGGACACGCCGGGTTTTGGAGACACGGGGGGCATAGTGAAAGACAGGATGATTATAAGTCAGCTTCAAAGGCTTTTCTCAGCTGAACATGGAGTCAGCGACATCGATGCCATCTGCTTCGTGGCCCAAGCGTCTCTAGCTCGGCTTACACcaacacagaaatacatctTTGACTCAGTGCTCTCCATATTTGGCAAAGATGTGGCAGAGAACATCCGGATTTTAGTGACATTTGCAGATGGCCAACTCCCTTCGGTTCTCCAGGCCATCAAAGAATCTGAGGTCCCCTGTCCTAAAGAGAAAGATGGTTTACCAATTCACTTCAAATTCAATAACTCTGCCTTGTTTGCTGACAATAAGGTAACCGGTGCGAACAACACAGGtgatgacaatgatgatgatgatgatgatgatgaagaagaaggcTTTGAGCAAAAGTTTTGGGCCATGGGAACCAGAAGCATGAAAAAATTATTTTCTGCTCTGAATGCTATTAATACCAAGAGTTTGACCTTAACCAAGGAGGTGCTCAGACAGAGAGCTCAGCTGGAGAACTCCATTGAGAATCTCCAGATTAAACTGAAATTGGGCTTAACTAAACTTGGGGAGATTGACCAAGAATGTACAATTCTCCAAAAACAAGAGATGGCGATCACAGCCAACGAGGCATTTGAGTATGAGGTCAGCGTAACAAGGCTTGTTAAAGTGAAAGCCAAAGAATCATCACTtaactgtgagaaatgtaatgTCACTTGCCACAAATCATGCAAGGTACAATTTGGTGCCATGTATTATTGTGAGGTCTTTAACTGGAGGGGTAACTGCGTTGAATGCAAAAGCAAGTGCCCTCTATCGGCGCATGTCCGTGAGGGTTTCTACTGGGGTTCCGAGACTGTGAAGGAGAAACGAACCTTCAAGGAGCTAAAAGAAAAGTATGAGATGGCCTCTAAGGCAGCAATGTCCATTGCCGACATCATCAAACAGATGGAGCTGGAGTACGCCCGCCTACACGAGGAGGTGGTCAGGCTGATGGAGCGCTCAGCCCAGTGTCTCAACACCCTGAAGGAGATCGCTCTGAAGCCCGATCCACTGTCAATGCCTGAATACATCGACGTGCTGATAGAGGCAGAGAAGTCAGAGGCCAAACCTGGCTACCTGGAGCGCATCAATAAACTCATGGAGCTGAAGAAAAAGGCCATTACCACTGGGAAGGTTGCTAGTGGGGCCACGGTAGTCGCGATGTGGGGGCAGGAAAGTCCAGCGGCTAGTACCTCTCCCAGCGCCAAAGGGACTGGGTCCATTCAATAA